From a region of the Tiliqua scincoides isolate rTilSci1 chromosome 4, rTilSci1.hap2, whole genome shotgun sequence genome:
- the SCYL3 gene encoding protein-associating with the carboxyl-terminal domain of ezrin, with the protein MGSENSALKRDALEEPPFTLPSGVYIYPAVLQRGKLASVFVYKRENEDNVNKAAKHLKTLRHPCLLRFLSCTVETDGIHLVTERVQPLEKVLETLSSSEICAGIYDVLQALVFLHDRGNLTHNNVCLSSVFVSEDGHWKLGGMETVCNQNEATAEFLHSIEPIREKMGIPPEELSTDFQLLPEGQGHSRDAYSFGAMVENLLTYINEGVSEDVLSSFQNTIRSTLLHPDLKCRAPLSSLLSHEFFRNDFLEVVSFLNSLTLKTEEEKTEFFKFLLDRVTGLSEELIALRLVPLLLNQLVFAEPVAVKSFLPHLLWPKKDRVGETQTNGLLSPAVFQAHVSPVLLKLFEVHEEHVRLVLLSHLDAYGELFTQKELKNIILPQVLLGLRDTSDSLVAVTLQSLGVLVSLLGPDVVVGGDRTKIFKRSAPSFSKPTDLSPEGSPRHAISFERKIIYQPLPNYSSSVFLMSPNSGNLSFSNNHHVPSPDSHIALKKGEPDSLLPLNGVPGGLNTLRNSRNQHAAEKTAEEWPDWNECEELETERNATVDIQKREFCTNESPSVASHNMDEKPWDAVAHNSDFKLSSGNSPSTVGVNDTTEVPVHPDMLELKREYRTLKFNSSVEPSSDIYNHRSQQDEISSVPKASSSERAPKLESGLGEEFTIQVKRKECHETELDWFADMVPDIKPSSALLILPELGSHPVVQRNLDTFSSRVYDAQGTHFSSKFAAAEVTEVDVVGWEEHEELNWEDDANW; encoded by the exons ATGGGCTCGGAGAACAGTGCTTTAAAGCGTGATGCACTGGAAGAGCCTCCATTTACGTTACCCTCTGGAGTCTATATTTACCCAGCGGTGCTGCAACGTGGAAAACTTGCTTCAGTCTTTGTGTACAAGAGAGAAAATGAAGACAATGTTAACAAAGCGGCCAAG CACCTGAAAACCTTACGCCACCCTTGCCTCCTGCGCTTCCTTTCTTGTACTGTGGAAACAGATGGAATCCACTTGGTTACAGAGCGTGTGCAACCACTGGAGAAGGTCCTGGAAACCCTCTCTTCTTCAGAGATATGTGCTGGAATTTATGATGTTTTGCAGGCTCTCGTCTTCCTCCATGATAGG GGAAACCTAACGCACAACAATGTCTGCCTATCCTCTGTATTTGTGAGTGAGGATGGGCACTGGAAACTAGGAGGCATGGAAACCGTCTGCAACCAGAATGAAGCTACAGCAGAG TTCCTGCATAGTATCGAGCCAATACGAGAGAAGATGGGCATTCCACCTGAAGAACTG TCTACAGATTTCCAGCTTCTTCCTGAGGGACAGGGACATTCCCGGGATGCCTATTCATTTGGTGCAATGGTTGAAAACCTGTTGACTTATATAAATGAAGGAG TTTCAGAGGATGTTCTCTCCAGCTTTCAAAACACCATACGCTCTACTTTGCTCCATCCAGACCTTAAGTGCCGCGCTCCACTATCTAGTTTACTGTCTCATGAATTCTTCAG aaatGATTTTCTGGAAGTTGTGAGCTTTCTGAATAGTTTAACCCTGAAAACTGAAGAGGAAAAAACTGAATTTTTCAA ATTCCTGTTGGACAGAGTAACTGGCTTATCAGAGGAGTTGATTGCTTTGCGATTGGTACCTCTCCTACTCAATCAGCTGGTGTTTGCTGAGCCAGTAGCTGTCAAGAGTTTTCTTCCTCATCTCCTGTGGCCAAAGAAAG ATAGAGTGGGTGAAACCCAGACCAATGGCCTACTATCTCCAGCTGTATTCCAAGCACACGTCAGCCCTGTGCTGCTGAAGCTGTTTGAGGTCCATGAAGAGCATGTTCGATTGGTGTTGTTGTCCCACTTAGATGCCTACGGAGAACTGTTTACTCAGAAAGAGCTGAAAAACATCATATTGCCACAG GTTTTACTGGGGCTACGAGATACCAGTGACTCTCTGGTGGCTGTAACACTGCAAAGCTTAGGAGTGCTGGTCTCTCTGCTCGGACCTGATGTTGTTGTGGGAGGTGACAGAACAAAGATCTTCAAGCGCTCAGCACCAAGTTTCAGTAAACCTACAGACCTTTCCCCAGAAG GCTCCCCCCGTCATGCCATAAGCTTCGAGAGAAAGATAATCTATCAGCCCCTGCCAAATTATTCTTCAAGTGTGTTCCTCATGTCTCCCAACTCTGGAAATCTGTCCTTTAGCAACAACCACCATGTGCCAAGCCCGGATTCTCACATAGCCTTAAAGAAAG GGGAACCAGATTCTCTGTTGCCCTTAAACGGTGTTCCTGGTGGGTTAAATACATTGAGGAATAGCAGAAACCAGCATGCAGCTGAGAAGACAGCAGAGGAATGGCCAGACTGGAATGAATGTGAAGAGCTAGAGACTGAGAGAAATGCAACTGTAGATATCCAAAAGAGAGAATTTTGTACCAATGAGAGTCCCTCTGTTGCCAGTCACAACATGGATGAGAAACCTTGGGATGCTGTGGCTCACAACTCTGACTTTAAACTCTCCTCAGGAAACAGCCCTAGTACTGTAGGGGTTAATGACACCACAGAGGTGCCCGTGCATCCAGATATGCTTGAGCTCAAGAGAGAATACAGAACTCTCAAATTTAATTCCTCTGTAGAGCCCAGCAGCGACATTTATAATCACAGAAGCCAGCAGGATGAAATCTCCAGTGTGCCCAAGGCATCATCTTCAGAGAGGGCTCCTAAGTTGGAGTCAGGTTTAGGAGAAGAATTCACAATCCAGGTGAAGAGGAAAGAATGTCATGAAACCGAACTGGACTGGTTTGCTGACATGGTCCCAGACATCAAGCCTTCTTCAGCACTCTTGATTCTGCCAGAGCTGGGTTCTCATCCTGTTGTCCAGAGAAATTTAGACACCTTTTCCAGCAGAGTTTATGATGCTCAGGGGACACACTTTTCTTCTAAATTTGCAGCTGCTGAAGTCACAGAG GTAGATGTTGTTGGCTGGGAAGAACATGAAGAGCTGAACTGGGAGGATGATGCCAATTGGTGA